The Desulfuromonas thiophila genome contains the following window.
AATCACGCTGGAGAATTCCCTGCACGATGCCGATTATCTCAGCGAAGCGATCCTGCGTTCGACCTATTACCAGATGCTGACGGACGATCGTGAGATGCTTTACAAGATGATCGAGGAAGTCGGCGCCATGGATGGTATCCGCCGTATCCGCCTGTTTAATAAGGACGGTGTGGTGACCTTCTCTACCGATAAAGCAGAATTGGGGACGGTGCTGGGGCTGTCGGCCGAGGGCTGCAGCTTTTGCCATGTGGAGACCGGGCCACCCTTGTCCTTTGCGACCACCGCGGCCCGGGGGCGTACCTTTGTCGACGACCGGGGAGAGACCTTTCTCGGCGTGACCAAGCCGATCTACAATGAGCCCAGTTGCTACACGGGCAGTTGCCATTACCATCCACCAGATCGGGAGCTCAATGGCATTCTGGATGTGCAGCTGTCGCTGCAGAGTCGCCTGCATCAGGTCGATGTGTTTCGCAATTACTTCATCGTGCTCACCTGTGTCTTGTTGGTGCTGCTGTTTCTGGCGCTGCTGCTGTTGACTAAGCGTTTCATCATCACGCCGGTACAGGCGCTACTGGAACATCAGCGCCGTCTTTCTCTGGGGGATCTGGACGCGCAGGCCCAGATCAGCGCTTCCGATGAACTGGGGGAATTGGCCCAGGGAGCCAACGAGATGACGCGCCACCTGCGTCAGTCGCAGGAAGAGATTCGGCGCTGGGCGGCGACCCTGGAGAACAAGGTTGAGCAACGGACTCGCCAGATTCGTGAAATGCAGGGGTCGCTGGCGCGCTCCGAGAGGCTGGCGGCGCTGGGCAAACTGGTGGCGGGGATCGCCCACGAAATCAATAATCCGTTGACGGGGATTTTGATGTTTTCCTCGATGGCGGCGGAAACGCCGGAACTTGATCCGCAGGTAAGGGAGGACCTGCAGACCATTACCCGCGAAACGCAGCGCTGTGCCGGCATTGTGAGGGGGCTGCTTGATTTTGGCCGCGAGTCCATACCGCAGAAGAACTTCTGCAATATCAATGGCGTGGTAGACAAGGCGCTGGCGCTGGTCGAGCATCAGGCTCTGTTTCAGGATATTGTCATCTATCGAAACTACTGTGAGGAGCTGCCGGAGCTGGAGGTCGACCCCAATCAGCTGGAGCAGGTCTTTGTCAACATGTTCATCAATGCTGCCCAGGCCATGTCTCAAGGGGGCACGTTGACCATCGATACCTGGGAGGAGGCCGACGAGGTGCTGATCCGCATCTGTGACAGCGGCAGCGGCATACCACAGGATATCCTTGAACGGATTTTCGACCCGTTTTTTACCACCAAAGAGGACCAGGGCACGGGGCTGGGACTGTCGGTATCTTATGGCATCGTGGAAAATCACGGTGGCCGGATCGAGGTGCGCAGCACCGAAGGGGAGGGGACCTGCTTCACCATCTCGCTGCCTAAGGAATACCAGTCGTAGCGAGGGGTGACCATAACGGGACGGCTGGCAGCAGTGGGTTGTCTGCTGCCAGTATCAGAACTTGCGGTCGCGGGCGGAAATCTGCAGCTTCTTCATCAGGGCCTGGAAGTTCGGCCGCAACATGCCGACTTCTTCGGCCGCCCGGGTGATATTCCAGTCGTTGCGCTGCAAGGCTTCGAGCACAAAACTTTTTTCGATGGGAATGACGGCTTCTTCACGCAGGCGGCGTTTGATTTCTTTGAGCTCGTCGGCTGTTTTGGGGGTGTAGTCGCTGCTGCCGAGGGTTTCCGCCAGCTCTGAATCGAGAAATCCGAAATCAGCCGGCTGGATCAGGTCTTCTTCAGCCAGCACCACGGCCCGTTCAATCATGTGTTCAAGCTCGCGCACATTTCCCGGAAATTCATACTGTTCCAACAGCGCCATCGCTGCCGGGCTGACCCCTTTGATGTCCTTGCCGATTTCACTGGCGAAACGCCGCAGGAAATGGCCAATCAGGAGCGGCAGGTCACCTTTGCGGTCGCGCAGTGGTGGCATGTCGATGGGAATGGTGTTGAGGCGGAAATACAGGTCTTCGCGGAACTCTCCTTTTTCGGCCAGTTCGCGCAAGCTTTTGTTGGTAGCCGAGATCAGGCGGATGTTGATGGGCTGGGGCTTGGTGCCGCCGATGGGTGTTACCTCCCGTTCCTGGATGACGCGCAGGAGCTTGGCCTGGGAGCTGAGGCTGATGTTGGAAACCTCGTCGAGAAACAGGGTGCCGCCATCGGCAATCTTGAACAGGCCCACCTTGGTACGCATGGCGCCAGTGAAGGAGCCCTTTTCGTGGCCAAAAAGCTCGCTTTCCAGTAGGGTTTCGGCCAGGGCAGTACAGTCGATGGCAACAAAGGGCTTGTCGCGCCGCTGGCTGTTGTCGTGGATGGCCCGGGCTACCAGTTCCTTGCCGGTGCCACTTTCACCCGTGATCAGCACGGTGCTGTCGGTTGGTGCCACCTGCAGGATGCGGTTGTAGACCTTTTTCATGGCCTTGCTGGCACCGATGAAGCGGTCGAAACCCTGGGCATTACCGCTGTCGTCACCTTCCGTGTTGGCCAGTCGGTGATCGACCGCTTTGCGGATCAGGGCGCGGACCTGATCTGGCGTAAAGGGCTTGGAAAGATAATCGAAGGCACCATTCTTGATGGCGTCTACGGCGGTTTCCACCGTGGCGTAGCCGGTGATGATGATGACGGGGACATAGGGTTGCAGGATGCGGATGGATTTGAGAACTTCCATGCCACTCATGCCAGGCATCTTCAGGTCGCTGATGACGACGCTGTACTGTTCCTGCTGAATGCGTTCGAGAGCGGCGTGACCGCTGGCTACGGGATCAACCTGGTAGCCATCGCTCTGCAGGATGCGGCGGAGAGCTTCACGAATGACAGCTTCATCGTCGACGACGAGAATGCGTGGTTGCGACATGGAATAACCCCTTTGGCCGACGTCCTGCTGACGGAGTGGTGTCCGTATGCGGGATAACCCGGCACTTCTAGCCTAAAAATGTCACTTTTGTCAAGCGCCGGTCCCCGGCACAGACTTGTATAGGAAAAATATACAGGCTTTGGTGCTTCCTGTACAGTCTTGATGTTGCGCAACTTCCTGTCTTTAAGGCGGATAGTTCTTGTCCCGGCGCAGATGCTGTGTATATTGTATACAATCTTTCCGGCCCGTGTCCCCCTGCTGGGTTGCGGGGATGTTTGTCTGCCGGGTAGTATTCCCTGTAAAGCCTGTGTTTGTGGTTTTATGGTTCGCTTATTGCTTAGCGTGCGGGAGGCTGCTGGCATCAGCTGGTCGGGTTCCTCCCGTCGCACTGGGGTGTCGCACCCGCCCAACGGGTGCCTGAGTCTGTGGTGTTTTTTTGTCATGTTCGAGGAAGGAGAAATGAAGCGAGATGAAGAATTTTCTGTTGTGTAGTGCCATCGGGCTGGTTCTGGCCCTGCAGCCGGCGGGGCTTTGGGCGCTGACGGATCAGGACTGTCTGGACTGTCACAGCCTGGCCGACGAGGTCGGGGAAATGAACCATGTGGATGCTGCAATCTATCAGGGGACGGCCCATGCCGAGCTGGGTTGCTCCGGTTGCCACAGTGCCGGCGACGGGCATCCCTATGATGCGTCAGAGGTCTCTCTGACCGCTCAGTGCAGCGATTGCCACGATGGCCTGGCGGCGACCTACGCGGCCAGCAGCCATGCCGACAACGCCAGCTGTGGTGATTGTCACAATGCCCATCAGGCTCTGGCGCCGCTGAGTTTGTCGGGTGAGCAGATGAACCAGTCGTGCCAGGATTGTCATGACCATGCCGAGGTGGAGGGGTCCCATGCCCGCTGGCTGCCACAGGCCGATATTCACATCCGTGCGGTGCCCTGTGTCACCTGTCACAGCTCGTCGAAAAAGTTTGTCGTGTCGCTCTATGTTACCCAGCGTCAGGGTGGCCGGGCCTACGCTGATTACGAACTGATCAGCTACACCGATCTGCAGCAGGCCGTGGGCTCGGAGGACGTAACCGATCTGCTGGATCAGGACAACGACGGTCAGGTGTCGCTGACGGAGCTCAATGCCTTCTACCAGCGCACCGACAATCATGGGCTGCGGCTGTGGGCCATGATGACGCCGGAAAGTGTCGATCACGATTTCACCACCATGGATGATCGCTGGGACTGCACCTACTGCCATGCTGCCGGTCCCGAGGCCATGCAGCAGAGCTTTATTGCCTTTCCGCAGCCCGATGGCACCTATGGCCGGGTACCGGTTGAAGCGGGCGCGACACTTGACGCCCTGTTCGGTACCCCTGATTTTTACATGGTAGGTTCCACCCGCAGCACCACGCTCAACATTATCGGTCTGCTGATTCTGCTGGGTGGCCTGGCCATGCCGATCGGTCATGGCACCCTGCGTTTCCTGACCCGTAAAAACCGTAGAAAGGATCACTGATCATGGCTATGCAGGAACGGATTTACCTGACCCCGACCCCCGTGCGTATCTGGCACTGGCTCAATGCCCTGGGCATTGTCACCCTGTGCATCACTGGTGCCCAGATCCGCTTTCCCGAATACATCAACATCTTTGGCACCTATCGCGCGGCGGTGCGCTTGCATCACACCGCCGGTATTGTTGTGGCCATTTCCTTTTTGCTCTGGCTGTTTTACTATGGTGTCATCGCCAAGATGCTGGTGCGTCTCTATGTGCCGACAGCCGAAGACCTGAAGTATGGCGCGTTTCGTCAGGCCCTGTATTACTTCTTCCACTATTTCAGGGGTGACAAGCCCAACCCGCATCAGGAATCGCCGACCAACAAGTTCAACCCGATGCAGAAGGGCGCCTATGTGGTTATCATGATGGTGCTGGTGCCACTGGTGATCATCACGGGTTTGATCCTGATGAATCTGGGGCCTCTCAGCTCTCTTGCGCACCTGCTCGGCGGTGTGCGGGTAGTGGCCGGTATTCATTTCCTGTTGGCTTGTGCCTTGGGAGCCTTCCTGCCGACCCATTTTTATCTGGCGACTCTGGGCCATACCCCGTTTGCTCACTTCAAACCCATGTGGACGGGCTGGGAAGAACCGCACGGTCACGAGTAACGGTTTTTCGGACGGTCTTTGCCTGCTCCTGGTTGATTGCGGGGCGGGCGGAGGCCGGGCTCCAGCGGTCCGATGCGCTGCCGCCGCGTCGGCATCCGTTAACAGCGGCCGGCATCATTTCCTGAAATGACAGCGAAGCGGAGATTCCGCTTCGCTGTCTTGTCACTCGAAGTCGAGGATTCAGTCATGTCCAAGCCGCTTGCACATAAAACGCTTTTGCCGGTGGCCATCATCCTGACGGCCTTTGTCACCCTGTGCTTTGTTCTGCTTTACAGTTATGTGCGCAGCCTTATGGTTGATGCCGCCGTCGGCCGTACGCTGTGCATGGCGCAAACGGTGGCGCGTTCAACCAGTTACGACATGTTGCATAACGATCATGCGGCTCTGGCCTACATGGTGGAGAATATCGGCAGCAACCCCGATGTGGTCCATTTGCGAATTTTCGATAAGAAGGGCGTGGTGCGTTTCGCCCGGGATGAGCGCGAGGTCGGGCAACTGGTGGACATGCGGGCAGAAAGCTGCACCATCTGCCATAATGAGGACATACAGCTGGATGGCAGCCAGACCGAGCGGGTGCGCTATTTCAGTGGCGTCACTGGTGAGCGGGTGCTTGGCGTGACGGTTCCCATTCCACGGCAGCAGGGGTGTGTGACTGCCAACTGTCATGCGGGCAGTGAGGGACTGTCTTTGCTCGGGACGGTAGATGTTGGCGTGTCGCAGCGGCCACTTGAACGCAACATGGGCCGCATTGGCAAGGCGCTATTCGGGTTTTGGCTGATGGTGGTGGTGTTGGCGGTGGGACTGCTGTCGGTCATTATCCAGAAAAATATTCTGGTTCCTGTTGCCAACCTGATCCGTTACAGTAAGGACGTCAGTCGGGGCGCGCCGCTCAGCGTGGCTGAACCTGATGACTGCCATGAGTTTCAGTTTCTAGCCCGGCTGATCCGCGATTTAAGCCGGCCGGGGAAGTCGGATGAAGAGCCGCGCTGACCAGCGCCTCAGCCACACTGCCTGCAAGCCTTGAGAGCGACTCCATGGCGACAGAAGAAAAGAACCTGTCGGATCGGCAGGATGTCTTGCGTCAGCCGCGTCAGCGGCAGGCCCGGATACAGGCGCACATCGATGCCCTTCATTTCCTGTCGCGGCAGGGGCTATTGGCCATGGCGGTTTTCTTTGCGATCAGTCTCGTGGCTGTCTATTTTCAGGACAGCAACATCCTGGCTTATGCTTCTCCCAAAACCCGCGATCTTTTAGGTAAGCCCCCTTCAGCCGGCCTGATCAATATTGCCTTGGCTGTCTACAGTTTTTCCGCCCTGATTCTGGCACTGGCCCGCCTGTCGGAGCAGACCGAGCGGTATCGTGGCTGGCCGCATGTCGGTTATCTGACAGTCTTCTATATCTTCTATGCCTTTGATCAGGCCCTGCGCGTTAATGCCGTGGCTGTCATTATTGCCGGCAGCACCATTTTGGGGCTGGAATACTACAGCACCTGGAGCTATGCGCGGGAAGCCATCCGGCGCGAGAAGGCCATCCTGCGCAAGTTGCAGCAGTCATCCTCCCCAGACGGCGATCTCTCTTCGCCTTCATCCACCGAATAAGACGGGTATTTGTCCTGGCGTTTAGCCGCGATGACTAACCAGGGTGTGCCCGTTATTTATCAGGGTCGCTGGTATACTGAGCGATTGCTGGCGGTCGAGCTAGGCGACGTCTTCGGCGTCTTCCGGCGTGCTGTTGAGATGTAACCGGCAATGCTGACAGTGTCTGCTCCAGGAAGTCGTCAGACCGCGCATGTGGAAGAACTGGCCACAGCGCGGACAGCGGCTGAAACTCACACCGACACCGGCGCCGCCGGCAGCCAAGAGCCAGAGAATGCCGACAGTGATGGCGGCGGCCTGCCCCTCGGCCAGAATCAATGCCAGGCTGATAGCGGGCAGATAGCTGATAAAGACGGACCAGAGA
Protein-coding sequences here:
- a CDS encoding sensor histidine kinase, which gives rise to MKIRLSLLVRFMAVIGAVLLVTMLVFVIVNVRLQREITLENSLHDADYLSEAILRSTYYQMLTDDREMLYKMIEEVGAMDGIRRIRLFNKDGVVTFSTDKAELGTVLGLSAEGCSFCHVETGPPLSFATTAARGRTFVDDRGETFLGVTKPIYNEPSCYTGSCHYHPPDRELNGILDVQLSLQSRLHQVDVFRNYFIVLTCVLLVLLFLALLLLTKRFIITPVQALLEHQRRLSLGDLDAQAQISASDELGELAQGANEMTRHLRQSQEEIRRWAATLENKVEQRTRQIREMQGSLARSERLAALGKLVAGIAHEINNPLTGILMFSSMAAETPELDPQVREDLQTITRETQRCAGIVRGLLDFGRESIPQKNFCNINGVVDKALALVEHQALFQDIVIYRNYCEELPELEVDPNQLEQVFVNMFINAAQAMSQGGTLTIDTWEEADEVLIRICDSGSGIPQDILERIFDPFFTTKEDQGTGLGLSVSYGIVENHGGRIEVRSTEGEGTCFTISLPKEYQS
- a CDS encoding sigma-54-dependent transcriptional regulator, which gives rise to MSQPRILVVDDEAVIREALRRILQSDGYQVDPVASGHAALERIQQEQYSVVISDLKMPGMSGMEVLKSIRILQPYVPVIIITGYATVETAVDAIKNGAFDYLSKPFTPDQVRALIRKAVDHRLANTEGDDSGNAQGFDRFIGASKAMKKVYNRILQVAPTDSTVLITGESGTGKELVARAIHDNSQRRDKPFVAIDCTALAETLLESELFGHEKGSFTGAMRTKVGLFKIADGGTLFLDEVSNISLSSQAKLLRVIQEREVTPIGGTKPQPINIRLISATNKSLRELAEKGEFREDLYFRLNTIPIDMPPLRDRKGDLPLLIGHFLRRFASEIGKDIKGVSPAAMALLEQYEFPGNVRELEHMIERAVVLAEEDLIQPADFGFLDSELAETLGSSDYTPKTADELKEIKRRLREEAVIPIEKSFVLEALQRNDWNITRAAEEVGMLRPNFQALMKKLQISARDRKF
- a CDS encoding cytochrome c3 family protein, which encodes MKNFLLCSAIGLVLALQPAGLWALTDQDCLDCHSLADEVGEMNHVDAAIYQGTAHAELGCSGCHSAGDGHPYDASEVSLTAQCSDCHDGLAATYAASSHADNASCGDCHNAHQALAPLSLSGEQMNQSCQDCHDHAEVEGSHARWLPQADIHIRAVPCVTCHSSSKKFVVSLYVTQRQGGRAYADYELISYTDLQQAVGSEDVTDLLDQDNDGQVSLTELNAFYQRTDNHGLRLWAMMTPESVDHDFTTMDDRWDCTYCHAAGPEAMQQSFIAFPQPDGTYGRVPVEAGATLDALFGTPDFYMVGSTRSTTLNIIGLLILLGGLAMPIGHGTLRFLTRKNRRKDH
- a CDS encoding cytochrome b/b6 domain-containing protein, with the protein product MAMQERIYLTPTPVRIWHWLNALGIVTLCITGAQIRFPEYINIFGTYRAAVRLHHTAGIVVAISFLLWLFYYGVIAKMLVRLYVPTAEDLKYGAFRQALYYFFHYFRGDKPNPHQESPTNKFNPMQKGAYVVIMMVLVPLVIITGLILMNLGPLSSLAHLLGGVRVVAGIHFLLACALGAFLPTHFYLATLGHTPFAHFKPMWTGWEEPHGHE
- a CDS encoding PDC sensor domain-containing protein, giving the protein MSKPLAHKTLLPVAIILTAFVTLCFVLLYSYVRSLMVDAAVGRTLCMAQTVARSTSYDMLHNDHAALAYMVENIGSNPDVVHLRIFDKKGVVRFARDEREVGQLVDMRAESCTICHNEDIQLDGSQTERVRYFSGVTGERVLGVTVPIPRQQGCVTANCHAGSEGLSLLGTVDVGVSQRPLERNMGRIGKALFGFWLMVVVLAVGLLSVIIQKNILVPVANLIRYSKDVSRGAPLSVAEPDDCHEFQFLARLIRDLSRPGKSDEEPR